The genomic interval AACCAAACGTATACCGCCGTCTGAAGACGGCGAAGCCGTTTTACTTGGGTAAGGAGGAGATGCTTTGAACTCCGGGATGAATGTCAATGAAGCCGTCGTGCGAAAGCGGCAGGGATCCGGTAAGGCTAGAAGACAGCGCGCTTTGTTCTTGTTCCTTGCGGTTGCTCCATCGCTGCTTGGTTATATTTTGTTCACCCTGTATCCGAATGTGCTGTCGGTTTATTACTCCCTATTGGATTGGGATGGATTAACGGATGCCAAGTATGTAGGGTTCGATAACTATGTCCATATGGTTAAGGATCAATTCGTCTGGCGCGCTTTGTACCATAACTTGTTATATATGATTATCGCTCCCGGGCTTATTGTTTTCATTTCATTGCTATTGGCCTATTTGTTGAATAATAAGACATATAAAGAAAATTCGATGTATAAAGTAATTTATTTTTTTACGAACGTTTTGTCAGCTGTCGTTATTGCGTTGCTCTGGTCGTTTATCTTCGATGGAAGCTTCGGGATGCTGAATGGTCTGCTGGAACTGATCGGCTTGAACATGAATGATTTCTACTGGCTTGGAGACACAAGAACGGCCTTCTGGGCGTTGGTATTGCCGATGGTATGGGGCGGAGTTGGACTTTACGTCGTCATTTTCATTAATGCAATCAGCAGTATACCTAAATCTCTGTATGAGGCGGCTCATCTTGAGGGCGCTCGTCCGATGACTATCCTCTTCCTGATTACAATTCCACTAATCCGCGGTGTTATCCGGGTATGTGTTGTATTCGCGGTATTGGGTTCGATTAAGGGCTTCGAGATCATCATGATCTTGACGAATGGCGGGCCGGAAGGTTCCACAGACGTTATTGGGCTGTATATGTTTAATCTCGCATTTGGCAAAGAATATCATAATTACGGTTACGCTTCCGCTATCGGGATGTTCCTCTTCGTCATTCTGGTTGGAGCAAAACTAATTATTGATAAACTATATCCGGATGATCCTGTCGAGTATTAGCACGGGTAATCAAGGAGGGGGAGGC from Paenibacillus sp. FSL K6-3182 carries:
- a CDS encoding sugar ABC transporter permease, with protein sequence MNVNEAVVRKRQGSGKARRQRALFLFLAVAPSLLGYILFTLYPNVLSVYYSLLDWDGLTDAKYVGFDNYVHMVKDQFVWRALYHNLLYMIIAPGLIVFISLLLAYLLNNKTYKENSMYKVIYFFTNVLSAVVIALLWSFIFDGSFGMLNGLLELIGLNMNDFYWLGDTRTAFWALVLPMVWGGVGLYVVIFINAISSIPKSLYEAAHLEGARPMTILFLITIPLIRGVIRVCVVFAVLGSIKGFEIIMILTNGGPEGSTDVIGLYMFNLAFGKEYHNYGYASAIGMFLFVILVGAKLIIDKLYPDDPVEY